CAAAGAAACAGCAGATAAGTATCTGGACATTTATTTAAAATTTGTTATCCCAATAACGGATAACAGCATACGAAATGGTATGGAGTTCAAACTACGACACAAGAAAGAAAAGCTCAGTTATGTAGATTGTATTGGGTACGCACTTGCTTTGGAATTTGGTATCAAGTTCTTGACTGGAGATCAAAAATTCGAGAATAAAGAGAATGTTGTATTTGTCAAGTAGTCTTTGTGCAAATATTTTAAGGATTGTTAAATGATATTAACGATGAGATTGAATGAAACGCGAAGAACCCCAAATAAAAGTATTAATCAGAATGTTAACTGGGTGTAACATTGCATGTAGGAACTGTTACGTCGGACAGGATTCTTCTGAATTATCACAAAATGACCTTACAAAAATTGTTGATGAATTATCTAGATTTGGAGTGGAAAATATTGTGTTCACCGGTGGCCAGCCAACATTACGAAGAGAAGGCTTAATTAATATAATAAGATATGCAGCACAAAGAAGAGCAGTAGAAGGATTCCCTCAATTTTTAGAAGTTACGAGTAACTCTTCTATTGGCAAATCAGTAGAAGAGGCAGAATATTGGGCACAACATTTTGTTCAGGCTGGCCTAGACCGAGTTAGGTTGAGTTGTGATGAGTGGCATAGGGAGTTTCTACCAAAAGAGTATGAAGACCGTTTCATTGAAGTAGCTGGTCGATATGGACTATCGGTTAAACAATTATGTGTAGTAAAACCAGAAAGTAAGATAGAAGATAATATAGATGGCACTGGGAAAAAATTATTTGCACTAAGGCCAGGTGGTAGAGGAGCGCAGGAACAATATTCTTGTGGTTGGAGTAACATACCTCAATGTAGATTGTATGCAAGCAGGCATAATCCTACTAAAATCTCAATTTTTATACATACAACAAAAGAAGTGTATATCTGTAATGTTGGCACACCTCCAGAATTGAGTATGGGTACCATTTTAGAAGATGATCTTGGAGGAATGTTATCGGATCCAATGTCAGGTATAGTAGCTGCTCTTTGTGGGGGAGATTTAATCGGCTTAGCAGAATATGTAGGAGCTGATTTAGGTCAAGTAAATACAAGGATAAAAGAGATTGGACGATGTGGGACTTGTGTAGAGTTAAGAAAAACGTATCATATTAGGTAGATAACTCTACCCCTTTCCAGTTTTAAGCCTTTATTTCGATTTTTTCTTAAATAATTTATGAAAAATATCGACTGAGTTTAACCTCTTTTTTCACGAAATCTTTTTAAAGGATCGAGTCATTCTTTACCACTAAGATGTCATTAGTAAGGGGGAAAGGAACGAGAGCTATTCTGTCAATCGTGGGAGTTACGCTTGCTGCGCAGTTTGTAAGCGATTATCATCATAACCATAGGCCTATTTTTACTGATATTACACAGACAAGAGATCCAATCCACATAGAAACGGTCATTGCAGAGGCAACGTACTATGCACCAGCAGACAGGTACCATCCTCTTGATCCTAGTCTTACTGAACTCTATGGCGTTGCTCATCTTTTGGCTGAACGACCACTTTTTTCAGATACCTTCGAGCAGTATCATCCAGACACACTCGTGGAGGCAGCAGAACGTGTACTCCAACCCTTTTGGGCATACGCTGATACTGCATTGGCAAGTTCTATAATCTATAATAACCAAATTGAGCCTTGGATTGTTCGGGTAAAATGGTATCCTCCTGAAGGAGAGGAAGGTCAAGATATTCCTTTTGCCTTCAATTCCATTGATGATCTCTTGTTTCGTAATCTTGCTGATCTGCAACAACAGATCCACGAAGGAAAAGCCCATAAAGGCAGGTGGATTGTTCTCGAAAACAGATTAGGATATTATTTCAGGACGCTAATAGTTGGTGACGACCCACAAGCGTTAGTCTGTTCACATATCAATGATCTCAGCGAATCATTTGGCGGGTATCTAAGCAATTGGGCAGATCACCTGCTAAAACCTGAAGAACCTAGATACGTCATTCGAGAAGAAAAGAGAAAGTAAAAACTATCCTTTTTATAAAATTCATACCCTCAAACAATCAAAACAAAGTGATGATCATGAAACGTCCTGTGTTGTACGCATCTCTTATGAGTATAGGAACCGTATTGTTTTCTTATGACAAAGCAAAACCAGAGGTATATGCAAGCGATAATGCAATGCTCCATTCATTATCTATTGCTCGACATCCAACTGAACGGTATCTCGGTAGGATTACCTTTGTTGATCAAAATGCAGAAGCCATTTTTCCTTTTTCTCATGCAATCAATGCCGCATACCTTGATGTTTTATTGAACCCTTTCAATGATGATGGACCTGACAATCCTATCCATGATCTTGAACGATTAGCAGATCTTGCCTCCAACCGAGTGCTCATGGGCTATGAACTTTTCCCTCTGTATGCCGATGTAGTGTATCCATTACCACGTGAAGCAGTCATGCTCCGAAGGAATGCCTTTGGATTACTCACTACACGGGCACAGACTGCGTTAGCATATCTTTCATTCCAAGGCTTGATCGATCCTGAAGCTGCATCAGAATACAGCAGACTCTTAGACAACCTCATACATGAGGCTAACGTTGCCGAGCAGGATATTGACCATGTGCTCGATACAGAAACTCCACCAGGAGATCTGTCCTGTGATGATTGGCATGTCTATCTTATGGTCCGTACTGCCTATGTTTTTGAGAATCTTCTCGCACAACAGGTTCGTATCTTGAATGAAGTTCGTTCTTCCATAGAACCCTGCTCTGGTGTGGAGTCTCAGGAAAAAGATTATCAAGCAAATCCTCCAAAGATACACTCGGAATTACCCATTACTTAGATTGAATTTGAACTCTCAATAACGAATGATTCAAGAGAAACCCGACACCCCTCATCACAGATGGGGGGATGGAATACTCACATTTAAGAGTAAGAAGAACTTCTGGTCATGGATGAGCATTAATCAAAAAGCATGCAAACTTATTGACCTCAGTGTTTATCTCCCTCATCCAAAGGCGCTTATTATAAGCGACCTCCATATTGGGTTTGAAGAAGCCATGAATAAACAAGGGGTGTTTATTCCTCGATTTCAACTTGAGGAGACAATGAAAAGGCTTGAGAGCATCTTGCAACAGGTTCGACCGAAAACCATCATTATCAATGGAGATCTAAAGGATGAGTTTGGTGTTATTTCTAAACAAGAATGGCGTGACACCTTCAAACTCCTTGAATTCTTAGAAAAAAGATGCAAACAAGTGATTCTTGTCAAGGGAAACCATGATATGATCCTCGGCCCTATTGCAGAAAAAAAAGGGATGAGTATTGTTGATTACCTTCTTCTCGACGGGTATATCATCTGCCATGGTCATCAGCTGATCGAAGAGCTTATTAAAAAAAACAACCAATCTAACCAATCTCAGGACGAGGCACGGGTAAAAAAAGCACATACTATCATCATTGGCCATGAACATCCCTGCATCAGTTTAAAAGAAGGTAATCGTGTTGAACGGTACAAGTGTTTTCTCGTCGGAAGATACAAGAACAAAAATCTCATTGTCTTGCCATCATTTAACTTAGTTACTGAAGGATCGGATATTTTTCAAGAACAACGATTAAGTCCGTATTGCCAAAAGAACCTGAGATCTTTTGAGGTGTATGTGGTTGACCCTGAAGGTCATAGTGTACTGGACTTTGGTATACTAAAAGATCTGATAAAGCATTAGGAAAAAAGTTTGTACAAGCCGTATAAAAAATGACACGATCGTAAACCGGGTTAACTGCATTTGTGCAGATTAATGATTTACTGGCTTGCCAATCGATCAACTGAAGAGGTATATGCTTCATGAACAAGCATGGCTCCAAAATTTCTTAGTCCATCACCGCGGACAGGTGAGGTCGAATTAAACCCTCCATAGTTAACCGTTATTGATCCGTTATTAGTTACTTGGACCACAAAGTTATTTTGTCCATTATGACCACTGAACTGAAGAACAGGATGTCCATCAACATAGTGGTGATCCATGGCTACTGGACCAAACCCAAAAAGATCAGTAAAATAAGTAGGACCAGAGTTTGATCGGGCAATATCACTGAGGAAAGCTCCTTGGCTAGCAACTTCACCATCGCTCAAAAGATTAGACAATCCTGCAGGAGGCAAAAATTGACGGGTAACTACATCAGAGGATTGCGCAACAATATCCCGAGCAATGCCATATAAGTCTTCTTTTAGTTCCCTCGATACAGCAGGTTCTGTTGAAAATTTTCCATACGCAACTGAAACTCTGTCTGAAGGTGTCTTTCCGGGCTTATAAAGAATGCTGAAAGGAACACCATCACTATTACCAGAGAGGGTAAAACCACCTTCTTCAGTAATACTCATCCGAACAGGTCCATAGTCTCGTGTGTCTAAGGAAGATGATGGTCTCTTATCGTTTGGCTTGCATACGTTATTGTATCCTCTGGCAAACTCTGCCAGCAAGCTCGTATCAAGAGACGCTGGACCTGAAACTGAGTAAGGAGTGTCAAAACCATGCGTTGCTCGTAGCGCTTCTGCCAGATCATGCGTTCTGTCTGAAAGCCCCTTAAGCACATAGCTTATTCCTTCATTACTTCTCGTAGTCGATAGACTTAAACCATGTATTCTTCCCGAAGACAGTTCGAATTGACCACCATTTCTTCGAGCATACTTCACCGAATGAAAACCATCTGAGGAGGTGGCACCAATTGTTGTCAATAAAACTTCCTCAATTTGCCCGTTATGCAAAACCTCTCCTGTATAACCATGCAGAGGATTGGGTTTTCCAAACAACTCTCTTCTTTGTGCATACAGCGTAGTCACCATCCCGTTGGCGTCAGTATTCCCTGAACTTACAATATAATCTCGAAGAAGAGATGTATCATCAGCATGGCCAGGACTTAATGCAAAGGCATTTGGATTATCCGTCGAAGGCATCTGTCGGAGAACTGCAGAGATACCTAAAGAATCTGCTGGATTAGGCGAACTAATGTGACCATGATCTGAAACGACTGCGTTAAGCCTTCTGCCTCCTGGTGAATTAATTTGGACGAGTGTATGACTATCATCTACTTCTCTGAGGGCAAATTCAGGAGGAAATTCTATTCCAGCTGAAGAAAGATATACTGGTGTTCCAGCAATCGTATCGATAAGTCCTTCACTTGCAGCAATAGTTTTAATATGCTCAACAAGAGACGATCCGTTTCCAGGAATTTGGCTGGAAGGGCCCAGATCATAACGATTTGATTGCACTGGAGCACACGCAGCAAGAGTAGTCATTACTATACTGAGTCCTTTTCTGTTCATGGTAATCCTCCGATTTTACTTATTATTAGTATATGATAATTTAACCAAAATATAACTAAGGGTAGCTGGAAAACGCTTTCCATTTATAAACTTTGTGTTTTGACACCACTGTCAAGGAGTAAACTGCCCGTTGACATTTCCTTTTAGGTGTAATGGCAAGCCACGTTATCAAAATTTCTTACCACCACCTAGACTCCTTGCCCATACTTTTTTAAAGGATGGATACTCTCCTCCAATTTGGAGAATAATACTATGACCTATAAAGAAAAACTTATCCAAAAAAGTGATTTTGAATGGGAGCTTCCCAAGGAAGCAAGAAAAGATATGCGCGTTAATGGACTGATCATTGCGAATAAGGAGATTATTGACACCATGGAAGATGATACCATTGGCCAGCTTGCAAATGTCTGCTGTTTACCCGGCGTTCTTGAGCCTGTGCTGGCGCTTCCTGATGCTCATTTTGGGTATGGCTTACCGATGGGAGCTGTAGCAGCATTTGATGCAGAAAACGGCGTTATTTCTGCAGGATTATGTGGGTTTGATATTAACTGTGGAATAAATTCTATCCGAACAAATTTACGCCATCAGGAAATCAAAGAAAAACTCCCTGAGCTAGTGCCAAAACTGTTCAAGGCCATTCCGTGCGGCGTTGGTGCAAAAGGACGTTTACGTCTTGACGCTCAAGATCTGGATGCAGTCATGGTACAGGGAGTAGATTGGGCAATTGCCAAGGGATACGGATGTCAGGAAGACAAAGAACATTTGGAAGAGTTAGGAAGGATGGAGGGTGCTGATCCTCAAAAAGTATCAGACCTTGCACGTCAGCGAGGGAGAGCACAACTCGGTACACTCGGAGCGGGAAATCATTTTTTAGAGATTCAAAAGGTTGGCGATATCTACGATAAAGAAACAGCAAAAAAATGGGGTATCCATGATACAGACCAAGTGCTTATCATGATTCACTGTGGAAGCAGGGGCTTTGGTCATCAGGTTGCTACTGATTATTTAAAAATTCAAGAACAAGCAGTCAAGAAGTATAATATTATCCTGCCTGACAGGCAATTAGCATGTGCACCAGCAAACTCTCCTGAAGGAAAGGATTACTGGAAAGCGATGATTTGTGCGGTTAACTACTCATTTACCAACCGTCTGATCATGACGCACTGGATACGAGAAGTCTTCGAGGATGTCTTCAAAAAATCGTGGCGAGCAATGGACATCCATACTATCTATGGGCTATGCCACAATGTGGTAAAGCTCGAAGAACATATGGTTCATGGAGAAAAAAAGAAGGTCTTTGTCCATAGAAAAGGAGCAACCAGGGCATTCCCTGACGTCCCGGTGTTAATTGCTGGTTCTATGGGAACCTCTTCTTACCTTTTAAAAGGGTCAGCAGATTCACTTACAAAGACCTTTGGATCGAGTGCTCATGGCGCTGGAAGAGCAATGTCCAGACATCAAGCCATTAAGACCTTTCGTGGAGAACAAATCAAAAAAGAACTCGAAAGTAAGGGTGCGGTGGTAAAGGCAACAGGTGCACAGAGCTTGGCAGAGGAAGCTCCGTTAGCGTATAAAAACATTGATGCAGTTGTCAACAGTATCCAAGGAGCGGGTATTAGCATTCCTGTAGTACGCGTCGATCCTATTGGCGTCGTGAAGGGATAAAAGACATTGATTTTCAATTACGGGAAACTACTCAGAACTGAGGTTTTCTGGCGGTGTTTGTTTTCCTCGTGGCGTTTTGTTGAGAGCTGATGATCCTTCTTCTTTGACATCCTTGATAGTTACCATAGCCATGGCAGGCTCCCCTCTCTCTTTTCCATCAAAAGGGGTC
The window above is part of the Candidatus Woesearchaeota archaeon genome. Proteins encoded here:
- a CDS encoding RtcB family protein, coding for MTYKEKLIQKSDFEWELPKEARKDMRVNGLIIANKEIIDTMEDDTIGQLANVCCLPGVLEPVLALPDAHFGYGLPMGAVAAFDAENGVISAGLCGFDINCGINSIRTNLRHQEIKEKLPELVPKLFKAIPCGVGAKGRLRLDAQDLDAVMVQGVDWAIAKGYGCQEDKEHLEELGRMEGADPQKVSDLARQRGRAQLGTLGAGNHFLEIQKVGDIYDKETAKKWGIHDTDQVLIMIHCGSRGFGHQVATDYLKIQEQAVKKYNIILPDRQLACAPANSPEGKDYWKAMICAVNYSFTNRLIMTHWIREVFEDVFKKSWRAMDIHTIYGLCHNVVKLEEHMVHGEKKKVFVHRKGATRAFPDVPVLIAGSMGTSSYLLKGSADSLTKTFGSSAHGAGRAMSRHQAIKTFRGEQIKKELESKGAVVKATGAQSLAEEAPLAYKNIDAVVNSIQGAGISIPVVRVDPIGVVKG
- a CDS encoding PIN domain-containing protein, translating into MQDTTEIKIFFADTYALIELLGGNPNYKTYLNHTLLTTKFNLLELYYHFLHDYGKETADKYLDIYLKFVIPITDNSIRNGMEFKLRHKKEKLSYVDCIGYALALEFGIKFLTGDQKFENKENVVFVK
- a CDS encoding metallophosphoesterase — translated: MSINQKACKLIDLSVYLPHPKALIISDLHIGFEEAMNKQGVFIPRFQLEETMKRLESILQQVRPKTIIINGDLKDEFGVISKQEWRDTFKLLEFLEKRCKQVILVKGNHDMILGPIAEKKGMSIVDYLLLDGYIICHGHQLIEELIKKNNQSNQSQDEARVKKAHTIIIGHEHPCISLKEGNRVERYKCFLVGRYKNKNLIVLPSFNLVTEGSDIFQEQRLSPYCQKNLRSFEVYVVDPEGHSVLDFGILKDLIKH
- a CDS encoding radical SAM protein, which encodes MKREEPQIKVLIRMLTGCNIACRNCYVGQDSSELSQNDLTKIVDELSRFGVENIVFTGGQPTLRREGLINIIRYAAQRRAVEGFPQFLEVTSNSSIGKSVEEAEYWAQHFVQAGLDRVRLSCDEWHREFLPKEYEDRFIEVAGRYGLSVKQLCVVKPESKIEDNIDGTGKKLFALRPGGRGAQEQYSCGWSNIPQCRLYASRHNPTKISIFIHTTKEVYICNVGTPPELSMGTILEDDLGGMLSDPMSGIVAALCGGDLIGLAEYVGADLGQVNTRIKEIGRCGTCVELRKTYHIR